A stretch of the Acanthochromis polyacanthus isolate Apoly-LR-REF ecotype Palm Island chromosome 22, KAUST_Apoly_ChrSc, whole genome shotgun sequence genome encodes the following:
- the LOC127531856 gene encoding uncharacterized protein LOC127531856, producing the protein MSGKKWCRYGKKYNKEWEKETSLKDWIRPQVGDSSKAFCRYCKCEIRAHHADLMQHAGTEKHKKNSALFSSMRLTDIGFTTSKQNETTKTNELKIATYIACHTSISAVDHLSELVGSTSTEKELKIHRTKCTALINNVIAPCMFRDLMSDIGDAQYSLVIDESTDITSVKQLCVVIRYFSVKRNKIVSTFLGMINLDGETAEAIASTLTSFLQSVGLDMKKCMGLGTDGCSVMVGKRNSVYTHLLQKNPNLQLLKCVCHSIQLCVSKAVETLPRNLEYLVSHSHNWFSHSALRRREYAKIYSLINPGEVPLILTQMSGTRWLSIHDCCSRILQQWDELKLHFQQSKDQQRCYDAEILHQMYSDPMNKLYLLFLMPFLQEFNRINKLFQQDRGNPFKMLECLLLFFRSLISRVVRPDKIPTSDEQLLAINFTDQTVLLPVGAICFGLTFTIALEEAKVESTSERNMKSRCRDFLVEACRQVQKRLPTNIQIWKSMTEFSLAVILSQAKQQLRSLSILKLYSGDLTALDTQYQAVTYHPWTNKEDTQAEAFWVEVLSYKDSSGDQAFKELALFALSLLAMPLSNADVERVFSQMNLVKSKLRNRMGQDTLSSILHIKYGLRRQGICCKDFIPSKEMLQRFNCHMYSVGGTSGSRETDANEDSDDGL; encoded by the coding sequence atgAGCGGGAAAAAGTGGTGCAGATAtggtaaaaaatataataaagagTGGGAGAAAGAAACCTCTTTGAAAGACTGGATACGACCACAGGTGGGAGATAGTTCGAAGGCGTTCTGCCGATATTGTAAATGTGAGATACGTGCTCACCATGCTGATTTAATGCAGCATGCCGGCAccgaaaaacacaaaaaaaactctgcACTTTTCTCGTCAATGAGACTTACGGACATTGGTTTCACCACCTCCAAACAAAACGagacaacaaagacaaatgaACTGAAGATAGCCACGTACATAGCCTGCCACACATCCATCAGTGCTGTGGATCATCTTAGTGAATTAGTTGGATCGACCTCAACTGAAAAAGAACTCAAAATACACCGGACCAAATGCACTGCATTAATCAATAATGTCATTGCCCCATGCATGTTCAGAGACTTAATGAGTGATATTGGAGATGCCCAGTATTCCCTTGTAATAGATGAAAGCACAGATATCACATCTGTCAAGCAGCTGTGTGTGGTAATCCGCTACTTCAGTGTTAAACGGAACAAAATTGTGTCAACCTTTTTGGGGATGATTAATTTGGATGGTGAAACAGCAGAGGCTATTGCTTCCACTTTGACCAGTTTTCTACAGAGCGTTGGGCTGGATATGAAAAAATGCATGGGCTTAGGTACAGATGGCTGCAGTGTTATGGTGGGGAAAAGAAATTCTGTGTACACACACCTGCTCCAGAAAAACCCAAATCTTCAGCTGCTCAAGTGTGTGTGCCATTCAATACAGCTGTGTGTAAGCAAGGCAGTTGAGACACTCCCTCGCAACCTTGAATACTTGGTTTCTCATTCTCACAACTGGTTTTCACACAGTGCCCTTCGCCGCCGCGAATATGCAAAGATCTACAGCCTTATCAATCCAGGTGAAGTCCCTTTGATACTTACACAGATGTCAGGTACACGATGGCTTTCAATCCATGACTGCTGTTCACGCATACTCCAGCAGTGGGATGAACTAAAGCTTCACTTTCAGCAAAGCAAAGATCAGCAAAGATGTTATGATGCTGAAATTCTGCACCAGATGTACAGTGATCCCATGAACAAACTGTACCTTCTGTTTCTCATGCCATTTCTGCAAGAGTTCAACAGGATCAACAAGCTGTTTCAGCAGGACAGGGGTAATCCATTCAAAATGCTGGAAtgcttgctgcttttctttcgcTCCCTCATCTCCAGAGTGGTGAGGCCTGATAAAATCCCTACATCAGACGAACAACTGCTTGCAATCAATTTCACAGACCAGACTGTTTTGTTACCTGTGGGTGCCATTTGTTTTGGGCTCACCTTCACAATTGCGCTCGAGGAGGCAAAAGTTGAGAGTACAAGTGAGAGAAATATGAAGAGCAGGTGCCGTGACTTCTTGGTGGAAGCATGCAGACAAGTGCAAAAGAGACTTCCAACTAATATCCAGATATGGAAATCTATGACTGAGTTCAGTCTAGCTGTCATTCTGtcacaagcaaaacaacaactcagGTCACTGTCAATTCTGAAACTGTACTCCGGCGATCTTACAGCTCTTGACACCCAGTATCAGGCTGTTACATACCACCCATGGACAAACAAGGAGGACACCCAGGCAGAGGCATTTTGGGTTGAAGTGCTCAGTTACAAAGACAGCAGTGGAGACCAGGCTTTCAAAGAACTTGCCCTCTTTGCTCTGTCATTGCTTGCAATGCCTTTAAGCAATGCTGATGTAGAACGAGTATTTTCACAAATGAACCTGGTCAAGTCCAAACTGAGGAACAGAATGGGACAAGACACACTCAGCAGCATACTCCACATAAAGTATGGACTGAGAAGGCAAGGTATATGCTGCAAAGACTTCATCCCAAGCAAGGAGATGCTCCAGCGCTTTAACTGTCACATGTACTCTGTGGGAGGAACATCAGgcagcagagagacagatgCAAACGAAGACAGTGATGATGGATTGTAG